One region of Thiorhodovibrio frisius genomic DNA includes:
- a CDS encoding HVO_A0114 family putative DNA-binding protein: protein MKAIVIGIMPQEKIRARMLAIARGEYRPKPGDPKVWFTSMKSLAEVLSDDNRALLKVISETQPESITALAEATGRKPGNLSRTLKTLSNYGIVDMQREKRHVRPIAKATEFRILTA from the coding sequence ATGAAGGCCATTGTGATCGGGATCATGCCGCAGGAGAAAATCCGTGCTCGGATGCTGGCCATCGCCCGAGGTGAGTACCGGCCCAAGCCCGGTGATCCCAAGGTCTGGTTCACCTCGATGAAGTCGCTGGCCGAAGTGTTGAGCGATGACAACCGAGCACTGCTGAAGGTCATCAGTGAGACCCAACCAGAGTCGATTACAGCGCTGGCCGAAGCCACCGGGCGCAAACCCGGCAACCTGTCGCGTACCCTCAAGACCCTGTCCAACTACGGCATTGTCGATATGCAGCGGGAGAAGCGCCATGTGCGTCCCATTGCCAAAGCCACCGAGTTTCGGATTCTGACCGCTTAG
- a CDS encoding O-linked N-acetylglucosamine transferase, SPINDLY family protein has protein sequence MDLSGHTAGSRLSVFAHRPAPVQLSWLGYFATTGLTTLDAVLLDPWHAPEGTEAQFVEPILRLPAGRWCYQPVPWAPKELSPPPAERNGWITFGSFNNTAKYHAEVFALWARVLNAVPGSRLILKWRTFNDAALKAVVREVFQGQGIAAERIELRGPSFHKEVLQQYADIDIALDPFPFTGGLTSCEALWMGVPVITWPQSRVVSRQTHALLHQIGLPECSVKDPDAFVRLAGDLAADPARLHELRQGLRARMQGSTLMDAVGFTRGLEHALIALYRQIDSG, from the coding sequence ATCGACCTCTCCGGCCATACCGCCGGCTCACGCCTGAGCGTCTTCGCCCACCGCCCCGCGCCGGTGCAACTGAGCTGGCTGGGCTACTTCGCCACCACCGGACTCACCACCCTGGACGCCGTGCTGCTCGACCCCTGGCACGCCCCGGAAGGCACCGAGGCCCAGTTCGTCGAGCCCATCCTGCGCCTGCCAGCCGGACGCTGGTGCTACCAACCGGTGCCCTGGGCGCCCAAGGAACTCTCGCCACCGCCGGCTGAACGCAACGGGTGGATCACCTTCGGCAGCTTCAACAACACCGCCAAGTACCATGCGGAGGTCTTTGCACTCTGGGCGCGCGTGCTCAATGCGGTCCCCGGCTCGCGCCTGATCCTCAAATGGCGCACCTTCAACGATGCTGCCCTCAAGGCCGTGGTGAGAGAGGTTTTCCAAGGGCAGGGCATCGCTGCTGAACGCATCGAGCTGCGCGGTCCGTCCTTTCACAAGGAAGTCCTGCAGCAATATGCTGACATTGACATCGCCCTTGATCCCTTCCCCTTCACCGGCGGCCTGACCAGCTGCGAAGCGCTGTGGATGGGCGTGCCCGTGATCACCTGGCCGCAATCGCGAGTGGTCAGTCGCCAGACCCATGCCCTGCTGCATCAGATCGGCCTGCCGGAGTGCTCCGTAAAAGACCCTGATGCGTTTGTGCGCCTGGCCGGCGACCTGGCTGCGGACCCCGCGCGCTTGCATGAGCTGCGCCAGGGGCTCAGGGCGCGGATGCAAGGCTCGACGTTGATGGATGCGGTCGGGTTTACGCGCGGTCTGGAGCACGCACTGATCGCGCTGTATCGGCAGATTGATTCCGGCTAA
- a CDS encoding DUF4351 domain-containing protein, whose protein sequence is MSHDQNFKNLILDYPRQAIEFAAASEAARLGEEVRILPLREEQLKERLGDRFRELDVPLLLEWPDGRRQALLFVFEEETEPGRFSIHRLIHYCVDIAELYQTERVVPVVIFLHPGQFRETLSLGSDTRVYLHFSYLAWPLFGLKARDYFDSPNLVARLNLPNMQYAPEEKVDVYAQAVRGLRTLEPDRERQIKYLDFVDIYANLNEDERQRYQQDYAKEIETMSAFADRFIEQGMQQGMQQGMQQGEAAILMRLFTRKFGPDSAETYRPRIESAEPEQLEAWSERILTAETPETLFH, encoded by the coding sequence ATGAGCCACGACCAGAACTTCAAGAACCTCATCCTCGACTACCCACGCCAGGCCATTGAGTTTGCCGCCGCGAGCGAAGCGGCCCGGCTGGGCGAGGAGGTGCGCATCCTGCCGCTGCGCGAGGAGCAGTTGAAGGAACGTCTTGGTGATCGCTTTCGCGAGCTCGACGTACCACTGTTGCTCGAATGGCCCGACGGGCGCCGCCAGGCACTGCTGTTTGTCTTCGAGGAAGAAACCGAGCCCGGGCGCTTCTCCATCCATCGTCTGATCCACTATTGCGTGGACATCGCCGAACTCTACCAGACAGAGCGGGTAGTGCCGGTGGTGATCTTCCTGCACCCCGGGCAGTTCCGCGAGACGCTCAGCTTGGGCAGCGACACGCGCGTGTATCTGCACTTCAGCTATCTGGCCTGGCCGCTCTTTGGGCTCAAGGCGCGGGATTATTTTGATAGTCCCAACCTGGTTGCTCGGTTGAACCTGCCGAACATGCAGTATGCGCCCGAGGAGAAGGTCGACGTCTACGCCCAAGCCGTACGCGGTTTGCGCACGCTGGAACCCGACCGCGAGCGTCAGATCAAATATCTCGACTTTGTCGACATCTATGCCAACCTCAACGAAGATGAACGCCAGCGTTACCAGCAAGACTATGCCAAGGAGATCGAGACCATGAGCGCGTTTGCCGATCGGTTTATTGAGCAGGGAATGCAGCAGGGGATGCAGCAGGGGATGCAGCAGGGCGAAGCCGCCATTCTGATGCGCCTCTTCACGCGAAAGTTCGGTCCTGATTCAGCCGAGACCTACCGCCCGCGTATCGAATCCGCCGAGCCCGAGCAACTGGAGGCCTGGTCCGAGCGCATCCTCACCGCTGAAACGCCGGAGACCCTCTTTCACTGA